A genomic region of Lodderomyces elongisporus chromosome 5, complete sequence contains the following coding sequences:
- the COX11 gene encoding Cytochrome c oxidase assembly protein cox11, mitochondrial, with the protein MLKLLVQTSPLRRSNILRVSASRHLFPMLYTPCFRSFHQSHLVRQVLKSKDHTAQATQEPAHELTHEERKLALERDRLNKPLRDRQEKQKYRNRTATYYSAAVGIFFLALSFVAVPVYRAICQRTGWGGIPITDATKFTPDKVIPVDTNKRIRVQFTCQSSGILPWKFTPLQREVYVVPGETALAFYRAKNMSKEDIIGMATYSITPENAAGYFNKIQCFCFEEQRLSAGEEVDMPVFFFIDPDFSKDPGMRNIDDIVLHYSFFKAAYSEGELAAVPVGNADLKATVG; encoded by the coding sequence ATGCTTAAACTTTTAGTTCAAACTTCTCCTCTCAGGAGGAGTAACATACTCAGAGTGTCTGCATCGCGTCACTTATTTCCTATGCTATATACTCCATGCTTTCgttcttttcatcaatcCCACCTTGTTCGCCAAGTGTTAAAGTCGAAAGATCACACAGCACAAGCAACACAGGAACCTGCTCACGAACTTACACACGAAGAGCGTAAATTAGCCCTTGAAAGAGATAGATTAAACAAGCCACTTAGGGATCGTCAAGAGAAGCAAAAGTATAGAAATAGGACTGCAACCTATTACTCTGCTGCAGTGGGTATCTTTTTCCTAGCGCTTTCATTCGTTGCGGTTCCTGTTTATCGTGCCATTTGTCAGCGTACAGGATGGGGAGGTATTCCAATCACAGATGCCACGAAGTTTACTCCAGATAAGGTGATTCCAGTTGATACAAATAAGCGTATTCGTGTGCAGTTCACTTGTCAATCTTCGGGTATTTTACCATGGAAGTTTACTCCATTGCAAAGAGAAGTTTATGTTGTTCCAGGAGAGACAGCATTGGCATTCTATAGGGCCAAAAATATGAGCAAAGAGGATATTATTGGAATGGCAACTTATTCCATTACTCCGGAAAATGCCGCTGGATATTTCAACAAGATtcaatgtttttgttttgaagaGCAACGATTGAGTGCTGGTGAAGAAGTTGATATGcctgttttcttctttattgaCCCAGACTTCTCTAAGGATCCAGGAATGAGAaatattgatgatattgTGTTGCattattcatttttcaagGCGGCTTATTCAGAAGGTGAATTGGCGGCAGTTCCTGTGGGCAATGCGGATTTGAAAGCAACTGTGGGGTAA
- the KAE1 gene encoding putative tRNA threonylcarbamoyladenosine biosynthesis protein kae1 (BUSCO:EOG0926347W), producing the protein MVVDLDKHLKPGKDSYIALGLEGSANKLGVGVIRHPRGQLTSSNRAEVLSNIRDTYITPPGEGFLPRDTARHHRNWVVRVIKKALATARIAGSQIDCICFTQGPGMGAPLQSVVIAARTLAQLWDVPLVGVNHCVGHIEMGREITGADNPVVLYVSGGNTQVIAYSKQRYRIFGETLDIAIGNCLDRFARTLKIPNEPAPGYNIEQMAKRGKHLVSLPYTIKGMDMSMSGILAYIDGIAKDLFSEKQKRNLVDEETGEQITAEDLCFSLQEILFSMLVEITERALAHVDSNQVLIVGGVGSNERLQEMMKLMIQDRKNGQIYATDERFCIDNGIMIAHAGLLQYRMGQTNELKNTVCTQRFRTDEVFVNWRDD; encoded by the coding sequence ATGGTAGTTGATCTTGATAAGCATTTGAAACCAGGGAAGGATAGTTACATTGCACTTGGTCTCGAAGGCTCGGCCAATAAACTTGGAGTGGGTGTCATCAGACATCCTCGCGGTCAACTCACTTCTCTGAACCGCGCTGAAGTTTTATCCAATATCCGAGATACTTACATCACTCCACCAGGCGAGGGTTTTCTACCAAGGGACACTGCCCGGCACCATCGAAATTGGGTTGTTCGTGTTATAAAGAAAGCACTTGCAACTGCACGAATCGCAGGTTCCCAAATTGATTGTATTTGTTTCACACAAGGGCCGGGAATGGGTGCGCCTTTGCAAAGTGTAGTTATTGCTGCTCGAACATTGGCGCAATTATGGGATGTGCCGCTAGTTGGAGTTAATCATTGTGTTGGACATATTGAGATGGGACGAGAAATTACTGGAGCAGATAATCCAGTGGTTTTATACGTCAGTGGTGGAAACACCCAAGTGATTGCCTATTCAAAGCAAAGGTATCGTATATTTGGTGAAACATTGGACATTGCGATTGGTAATTGTTTAGATCGATTTGCTAGAACATTAAAAATCCCCAATGAACCAGCACCAGGGTACAATATCGAGCAGATGGCGAAACGTGGGAAGCACTTAGTTAGCTTGCCATACACGATCAAGGGTATGGATATGTCAATGCTGGGAATCTTGGCATATATTGATGGCATTGCAAAGGATTTGTTCAgcgaaaaacaaaaacgcAACCTTGTAGACGAAGAGACAGGAGAGCAAATCACGGCAGAGGATTTGTGTTTCTCATTGCAGGAGATTTTATTCAGTATGTTAGTGGAAATTACAGAAAGGGCCTTGGCCCATGTTGATAGTAACCAGGTTTTgattgttggtggtgtcGGTTCGAATGAGAGGCTTCAGGAGAtgatgaagttgatgaTTCAGGATAGAAAGAATGGACAAATATACGCCACAGATGAACGGTTCTGTATTGATAACGGGATTATGATTGCACATGCGGGACTATTACAATACAGAATGGGACAAACCAACGAGTTGAAAAACACCGTATGTACTCAGCGATTCAGAACTGATGAAGTCTTTGTCAATTGGCGCGATGattaa
- the RPL24 gene encoding 60S ribosomal protein L24 — protein sequence MKIEVDSFSGSKIYPGRGTLFVRGDSKIFRFQSSKSASLFQQRKNPRRISWTVLYRRHHKKGISEETSKKRTRKTVKHQRAIVGASLELIKERRSQKPSDRKAARESKLAKDKEAKKAAKAARKAEKAKAAASGASVVSKQGAKGSFQKVKATSR from the coding sequence atgaagatcGAAGTTGATTCATTCTCAGGTTCTAAGATCTACCCAGGTAGAGGAACTTTGTTCGTCAGAGGAGACTCCAAAATTTTCAGATTCCAATCATCAAAGTCTGCTTCCCTTTtccaacaaagaaaaaacccAAGAAGAATTTCATGGACCGTTTTGTACAGAAGACACCACAAAAAGGGTATTTCAGAAGAAACTTCTAAGAAGAGAACCAGAAAGACCGTTAAGCACCAAAGAGCTATTGTCGGTGCTTCATTGGAATTGatcaaagaaagaagaagccaAAAGCCATCTGACAGAAAGGCTGCTAGAGAATCAAAGTTGGCCAAGGACAAGGAAGCTAAGAAGGCTGCTAAGGCTGCTAGAAAAGCTGAAAAGGCCAAGGCTGCTGCTTCAGGTGCTTCAGTTGTTTCCAAGCAAGGTGCCAAGGGTTCATTCCAAAAAGTCAAGGCTACCTCCCGTTAA
- the CWC23 gene encoding U2-type spliceosomal complex subunit cwc23, translating into MDSLVRKIIKDNVNLYGVLGVDKSASLQEIRRAYRKQALIHHPDKQTSRNKTTTSLQSSSLSSSYSSSSPSLSSSSSNALDNSQFDLILTSFQILSDESLRQQYDTLIDARAQRGQRQRNVNDLISKFQNDLLNAEKGLGKKRYTNIELLRQDGLKRMRLHEEKILNNSNKQHKATTATENRLSSPSPSPSTSLSPSSTATTTTKSTTTIDDFPLPSMLQFPPPMEQRFCAILKYKNKEGVNMDESVLGEIMEIFGPIKKVTLLTSDDRYAYATIEYINSSSFHKALKYDYSTSSAWDGTRVKKLASLLRSLVKSNDNLREEGTTEKSWTNSTIVNKVLENYVGSVSDNTASSTA; encoded by the coding sequence atgGACTCTTTAGTAAGGAAGATCATCAAGGACAATGTGAATCTTTATGGAGTGTTGGGAGTAGATAAATCTGCATCTTTACAGGAAATTCGTCGAGCCTATCGGAAACAAGCATTGATACATCATCCTGATAAGCAAACTTCTCGGAATAAAACTACCACATCGTTGCAGTCCTcgtcattatcatcatcttattcttcttcttctccttcattGCTGTCATCTTCATCGAATGCACTAGATAATTCACAATTTGACCTTATTCTCACAAGTTTTCAGATTCTTTCTGATGAGCTGCTACGACAACAGTATGATACTTTGATAGATGCAAGGGCCCAGCGAGGACAGCGTCAAAGAAATGTCAACGATttgatttcaaagtttCAGAATGATCTACTAAATGCCGAAAAAGGATTGGGAAAGAAACGATATACAAATATCGAACTATTACGACAAGATGGACTCAAGCGTATGCGATTACACGAGGAAAAGATATTGAATAATTCTAACAAACAACATAAAGCTACTACAGCTACTGAAAATAGGCTTTCATCGCCATCgccatcaccatcaacatcactatcaccatcatcaacagcaacaacaacaacaaaatcaactacaactatTGATGATTTTCCATTACCAAGTATGCTTCAATTTCCGCCACCCATGGAACAAAGGTTTTGTGCTATACTAAAgtataaaaacaaagaaggaGTTAATATGGATGAATCAGTTCTTGGCGAGATTATGGAAATTTTTGGTCCTATAAAGAAGGTGACTTTACTCACAAGCGATGACAGATATGCATATGCAACCATCGAATACATTAACTCCTCAAGTTTCCATAAGGCACTTAAATATGATTACTCAACATCTCTGGCATGGGATGGTACTAGAGTAAAGAAATTAGCAAGTCTTTTGAGATCATTAGTCAAGAGCAACGACAATTTACGCGAAGAAGGGACAACTGAAAAGTCCTGGACTAACAGTACCATAGTGAACAAAGTACTAGAAAATTATGTTGGATCCGTATCTGACAATACCGCGTCGTCAACGGCATGA
- the MIC10 gene encoding Mitochondrial inner membrane organizing system component (BUSCO:EOG09265PQX), which produces MSSESAQQQTITTQQQIIPTASQNLLNDKWDIVLSNALIKTGLGFGGGVLASILFFKRRQFPVWLGIGFGLGRGYSEGDAIFRSAASAHGLRTVKK; this is translated from the coding sequence ATGTCATCCGAATCagcacaacaacaaacaatcaCAACACAACAGCAGATCATTCCTACTGCTTCCCAAAACCTTCTTAATGATAAATGGGATATTGTGTTGTCCAACGCATTGATCAAGACCGGTTTGGGATTTGGTGGAGGTGTATTGGCATcgatattattttttaaaagaagaCAGTTCCCAGTATGGCTCGGAATTGGTTTCGGTTTAGGTAGAGGCTACTCTGAAGGTGATGCTATCTTCAGAAGTGCTGCATCTGCGCATGGATTGAGAACTGTGAAGAAATAA
- the RPL30 gene encoding 60S ribosomal protein L30, whose amino-acid sequence MAPKSAKNQENINSKLALTIKSGKYTLGYKSVVKSLRNGKAKLVVIAANTPVLRKSELEYYAMLSKTPVYYFQGGNNELGTVCGKLFRVGTLSILDAGDSDILTSV is encoded by the exons ATG GCCCCAAAATCCGCAAAGAACCAAGAGAACATCAACTCTAAATTGGCCTTGACCATCAAGTCAGGTAAATACACCTTGGGTTACAAATCCGTTGTCAAGTCATTGAGAAACGGTAAAGCTAAGTTGGTTGTTATTGCTGCTAACACCCCAGTTTTGAGAAAGTCTGAATTGGAATACTACGCTATGTTGTCCAAGACCCCAGTCTACTACTTCCAAGGTGGTAACAATGAATTGGGTACCGTTTGTGGTAAATTGTTCAGAGTTGGTACCTTGTCTATCTTGGATGCTGGTGACTCTGATATTCTTACCTCAGTCTAA